Proteins from one Telopea speciosissima isolate NSW1024214 ecotype Mountain lineage chromosome 1, Tspe_v1, whole genome shotgun sequence genomic window:
- the LOC122642452 gene encoding tyrosine-protein phosphatase RLPH2-like: protein MGDPSRLPEPTKPAEDRVVCCIGDIHGYRSKLQRLWSNLEKLIDPPAFHTALIIFLGDYCDRGPDTRKVLDFLISLPSRYPNQTHVFLCGNHDLAFGGFVGVLPPPPDGSTFAKTWEEFEQNEAREGWYKGDGYENMHLQGRRWAGSIKEKFNAAKGMDYKGSIYDAGPTFESYGVPHGSADLVKAVPDEHKKFLADLVWIHEEDDVCIDTPEGRKHCKLIAVHAGLEKKKGVEEQLKLLKCKDTRVPKVEALSGRKCVWEIPEELTRSPTIVVSGHHGKLNIDGLRLIIDEGGGFEKKPVAAIVLPSGMIVRDTDDTE from the exons ATGGGAGACCCAAGCAGATTGCCAGAACCAACGAAGCCCGCAGAAGACAGGGTCGTCTGCTGCATAGGAGACATCCATGGTTACCGCTCCAAGCTCCAGAGGCTCTGGTCTAATCTCGAAAAACTTATCGACCCACCTGCCTTTCATACTGCTCTTATAATCTTCTTGGGCGATTACTGCGACCGAGGCCCCGATACTCGAAAAGTCCTCGACTTCTTGATCTCTCTCCCTTCCAGATATCCTAACCAGACCCATGTCTTCCTTTGCGGAAACCATGACCTCGCCTTCGGAGGTTTTGTTGGGGTCCTTCCTCCACCGCCCGATGGGTCGACTTTCGCCAAGACATGGGAGGAGTTCGAGCAAAATGAGGCCAGGGAAGGCTGGTATAAGGGAGATGGGTATGAGAATATGCATCTTCAGGGGAGGCGTTGGGCTGGCTCCATTAAGGAGAAGTTTAATGCTGCCAAAGGGATGGACTACAAGGGTTCGATCTACGACGCCGGCCCTACGTTCGAATCATATGGTGTTCCCCACGGTTCTGCAG ATTTGGTTAAAGCAGTCCCCGATGAACACAAGAAATTCCTCGCTGATTTGGTCTGGATCCATGAGGAG GACGACGTCTGCATAGATACTCCTGAAGGAAGAAAACACTGTAAATTGATAGCAGTCCATGCGGgtttggaaaaaaagaaaggggttGAAGAACAACTCAAACTTTTGAAATGCAAGGACACACGGGTGCCTAAAGTGGAGGCTCTTAGTGGGAGGAAATGTGTTTGGGAAATCCCGGAG GAGCTAACAAGAAGTCCAACTATAGTAGTGAGCGGGCACCATGGGAAACTTAACATTGATGGTCTTAGGCTGATCATTGATGAAGGTGgaggttttgaaaagaaaccaGTGGCTGCTATTGTTCTCCCTTCTGGAATGATCGTCCGTGATACTGATGACACTGAGTGA